The following nucleotide sequence is from Synechococcus sp. KORDI-52.
TCAGGCCTTCGCGCACATCCTCAGCGTTGGGGAGACCGAGGTGCTCCTTCGGTGTCACGTAACAGAGCATCGCGGTGCCGTGCCAACCGGCCATGGCCGCGCCGATGGCCGAGGTGATGTGGTCGTAACCGGGAGCAATGTCGGTGACCAGCGGGCCGAGCACATAGAAGGGTGCTTCGCTGCACTCCTCCATCTGCTTTTTCACGTTGAACTCGATTTGATCGAGGGGAACGTGGCCGGGACCCTCCACCATCACTTGCACGTCGTGCTTCCAGGCGCGACGGGTCAGTTCGCCGAGGGTGTGCAATTCGGCCAGTTGGGCAGCATCCGACGCATCGTGCTGGCAACCGGGGCGCAGCGAGTCACCGAGAGAGAAGGTGCAGTCGTAGCGCTTGAAGATCTCGCAAATGTCGTCGAACCGCGTATAGAGCGGGTTCTGACGATGGTGATACAACATCCATTGAGCCAGGATGCCGCCGCCGCGGCTAACGATGCCGGTGATGCGGCCCTTCACCTTGGGAAGGTGCTCAATCAGCAGTCCAGCGTGGATGGTCTGGTAGTCGACACCCTGCTGACAGTGCTTCTCGATGATGTGGAGGAAATCGTCCTCATCCAGCTTTTCGATCGATCCGTGGACGCTCTCAAGAGCTTGGTAAACAGGCACGGTGCCGATCGGCACAGGGGATGCACCGATGATCGCGGTGCGCACCTCGTCGAGATTGACGCCGCCGGTGGAGAGATCCATCACGGTGTCGGCGCCGTATTTCACCGCCAGCTTCAGTTTCTTCACCTCCTCGGCAGCATCAGATGCATTCGGGGAAGCGCCGATGTTGGCGTTCACCTTGCATTTGCTGGCGATGCCGATCGCCATCGGCTCCAGATTGGTGTGGTTGATGTTGGCCGGGATGATCATCCGCCCCCG
It contains:
- the thiC gene encoding phosphomethylpyrimidine synthase ThiC, translating into MRASWVESRKGQANVSQMHYARQGVVTEEMAHVAKRENLPESLVMEEVARGRMIIPANINHTNLEPMAIGIASKCKVNANIGASPNASDAAEEVKKLKLAVKYGADTVMDLSTGGVNLDEVRTAIIGASPVPIGTVPVYQALESVHGSIEKLDEDDFLHIIEKHCQQGVDYQTIHAGLLIEHLPKVKGRITGIVSRGGGILAQWMLYHHRQNPLYTRFDDICEIFKRYDCTFSLGDSLRPGCQHDASDAAQLAELHTLGELTRRAWKHDVQVMVEGPGHVPLDQIEFNVKKQMEECSEAPFYVLGPLVTDIAPGYDHITSAIGAAMAGWHGTAMLCYVTPKEHLGLPNAEDVREGLIAYKIAAHAADIARHRPGARDRDDELSRARYNFDWNKQFELSLDPERAKEYHDETLPADIYKQAEFCSMCGPKHCPMQTKITDEDLEGLEKVLEGNTGAAELTPVKLDKAD